The DNA window GCCGACTTCGACTTCCGGCGCAACGCGTTGGCCGTTATCGAGCACACGGCCTGTACCGACAGCCACAACGCGGCCTTCTTGCGGTTTTTCTTTGGCCGTATCCGGCAGCACGATACCGCTAGCCGTTTTTTCTTCGGTTTCTACGACTTCAATGACAATGCGATCGCCTAATGGCTTCAACACGGGAAACAACCTCCTTAACGATAGTTTTCGCCGTTCTTATTAGCACTCATCATTATTGAGTGCTAACACACTTATAATATTAATGAACTTCTCTCAGTTTTGCAAGTAGGAAATACAAAAAAATAACTGTTTTTCTTTAATGCGAGAAGAAAGGATAAAATGAGCTGAACAGCTGTCAATCCCAAGGTCGGCCGGCCGGTACGAAACCCGTTTTCATTATTGCACATTTCTAAAATCAATAAACAGCGCTGGGCAATTTTTTTGTGGCGGTCGTGCCAACCTCGGCCGACGCGCTTTTCTTATCATTTCGCCAAACATGTGCTACAATACGGATATATTTGAATAAAGGGGTAAGAAGATTTGAAACGCCATTACTGGTATGTCATGATCACGTATATCGCCATGCAGCTGTCCGCCTTTATCGGTGTGCCGCTTCTGCGTGCTCTCGGCGTCGGCCAAGGGGCAGAAACCCGCTTGGAGGCGGCGCAGCTCGCTTCCGGGTATTGGGCGGTCATCAGCTTTCTGGCCGCCTTTGTCATCATTTTATGGCTGCTTCGCGGCGACCGCGATGAATGGGAGATGCGGCGATTGCCCCTCGCTTCGTCATGGATGTGGGCGATCTTTGGCGTCGTTTTGGCACTTGCCGCCCAAAGCATCGCCGCTAACATCGAATGGCGTCTGCTTGGCATCGAACCAGGTTCGGAAAACACAAGGCAAATCATTAATATCATCCGTCTGACGCCGCTTTTAGTCATCGTCACTTCCGTCATCGGCCCGATTTTGGAAGAACTCATTTTCCGCAAAATCATTTTCGGTTCGCTTTATAAAAAATACAACTTTTGGCTAGCTGCGCTCGTGAGCTCGCTTCTTTTTGCCGTCGTCCATATGGAGCTTGAGCATTTGCTTTTGTACACGGCGATGGGGCTGACATTCGCCTTTTTGTATGCGAAAACCGGCCGCATTTTCGTGCCGATTTTCGCCCATGTGGCGATGAATACGTTTGTTGTCGCCGTTCAACTTTTGTTGGCTGATGAGTTGGAAAACATGATGCGCCAAGCCGAGCTGCCGCTGGCGGTCTGGAGGTTTTGGCTATGATGCGCCGCCCTCGGCTGTTTTCGCTGCCGTACTTCATCCTAGGTGTATTGTTTACGTATTTGGCGATCGAAAGCGCTCATGAAACGATTTGGAACGCCTCGACGATCGCCTTGGCGGCGCTCGCCGCTTTTGATTTTGGCACCGCCTTTCGCCTGTTGTTCACACCGAAACGATGAAACCCTCCCGTTGGGGGAGGGTTTTTTGTTTGCTGCCGCTCTAACCGCTCTGTCACCGCTGTCCGCGTCCTTACTCGCCGCTTTCTTGCTCCGCCGCTAATTGCGCCTTTCGGTAGCCAACTTTTGCAACCCAAATGCTCCCTTCATATAAAAGCGTGAGCGGAATCATGACGATCACCTGCGAGAGCATATCGGGCGGTGTAATGAACGCCGCCAAAATCAGCAGCGCCAAATACGCATATTTGCGGATGCGCACGAGAAACTGCGGCGTAATGATCCCTAAGCGGGTGAAAAACAGGACAACGATCGGCAACTGAAACACGATGCCAAACGGCAGCACAAGCTGAAGCAAAAACTGAAAATATTCGTTAATGCCGATCATTTGTTGGATGCCAAGCCGATCGGCGAGCTCATTCATAAACCGGACGACGAACGGAAACAAGACAAAGTAGGCAAAGCCTACACCCGCTAAAAAAAGGAAAACCGATGCCGGAATGTAGCTGAGCGTCACCCTCCGCTCTTTTTCATACAACCCCGGGCTGACAAACGCCCAAATTTGGTACAGCAATACCGGAGCAGACAGCACAGCGGCAATCACGAAGGCAAACTGAAAATATACTTTAATCGGATCAGTGAGGCGGAAGGCGTTCATTGTCAACTCTTTTGCCTCAGCGGTTTGTTGTAAATACACAATGACATCATCGACAAAAAAGAAACTGGCGACGAGCGCCGCGGCAAAAAAGAAGAGCACAATGATCAGCCGCTTCCGCAGTTCGCCAAGATGTTCATACACCGACATTTCTTTGTCGTTCATCATTTCCCCATCCTGCCTTGTCATCGGTCAGTTTTGTTTTCCTCATCATCGGCCAGCCCTTTCGTCGCGTCCTTAAACTCGCGCAACGACTGGCCGAACGACCGCCCTAACTCCGGCAATTTTTTCGTGCCAAACAGCAGCAAAATCACAAGGACAATCAAAATGTATTTCACGCTCTATTCTCTCCTTTATGATGACGATGGATAGTTTTTCAAAAAATAGACAAGCGACTGCAATTCAATGGCCAAATCGATATGATGAACGCGGATATGGTTCGGCACGTTCAGCCGCGCCGGGGTGAAGTTTAAGATGCCTTTAATCCCCCGAGCGACAAGGCGGTCGGTCAGCGCTTGAGCGGCGGCGGCCGGCACGGTTAAAATGGCGACCGGAATATCGCCGCGAAGCCGCTCCTCGAGTTCATCGAGATGATAAACCGGCACCCCGCCGACCGTCGTCCCCACTTTCCGCTCATCCACATCAAACGCCATCACGATTTTTGTATTGTTGTTTTTTGAAAAATTATAGTTTAAAAAGGCGGTTCCTAAATTCCCCACACCGAACAAAGCGACTTCCGTCACTTCATCCTCTTCAAGCGTCTGGCGGAAAAACGACAACAAATAATTGACATTATACCCGTACCCTTTTTTGCCGAGCGCGCCAAAATACGAGAAATCGCGGCGGATCGTCGCCGGGTCGACTTTGACCGCCTCGCTCAGTTCGGCTGAGGATACACGCTGTTTTCCCGACGCATGTAAGTTCTTTAAAAACCGGTAGTACAGCGGCAGCCGTTTCGCGGTTGCCTGCGGAATTTTCGGTTGGTCGTTGCTCATAGTTTCATCCCCCAGCTAATCGGTTTTCCGTCGATAATGGCTGGACTTCCCGCCCGTTTTCTCGACCAAATACGTCGGACCGATGATCATCCCTTTATCGAGTGCTTTGCACATGTCATACACCGTCAACGCGCATACCGAGGCGGCCGTCAGCGCTTCCATTTCCACCCCTGTGCTCCCTTTCGTTTTCACTGTTGCGGTGATGACAAGTTTATATACATCCGCTTCGTTTTCCCAAGAAAATGCGATATCAACGCTTTTTAACATGAGCGGGTGGCACATCGGAATCAGATCAGCCGTTTTTTTTGCCGCCATCACCCCGGCCACTTGGGCTACAGCCAACACGTCCCCTTTCCCGATGGCGTGGTTCGTCATTTTTTCATAAATCTCTTCACTGACGGTGACACTCGTTTTCGCCACTGCCACTCGTACCGTATCTTCCTTGTTCGTAATATCGACCATTTTCGCGCGTCCTTGTTCATTGAAATGAGTAAACGACGACAAGATAATCTCCTCCACTTATACACTATACACGATTTTTCATCATCTGTCTTTGACCGTTTTGGCGACATACGTTAAACTATTCCGAGAGGTGAAACGACATGATCATTTTGCAAGTGCACCAACTCACGAAATATTTTGGCGCTGACCTTATTTTATCGAATATAAAACTAGAAATACAGTCCCGCGACCGAGTTGCCCTCGTCGGCCGCAACGGCGCAGGAAAATCGACATTGTTAAAAATCATCGCCGGAGAACTTTCTTACGACAGCGGCGAAATCATCAAACCGAGCCATATCAAAATGGGCTATTTGGCGCAAAACAGCGGGCTTGACTCATCACGCTCCATTTGGGACGAGATGCTTGAGGTGTTTGCACCGCTTCGCGCTATCGAAAAGCAGCTGTCCGAACTCGGCTCCCAGCTTGGCGACCCGGATGTGCTCGCTGACCCCGCCCGCTACGAAAAAACGCTCAAAGCATATGACGAACTGCAAGAACAGTATAAAGAACAGGGCGGCTATCAATACGAAGCCGACATCCGTTCCGTCTTGCACGGGCTGCAGTTTTCTTCGTACGATTATAAAACAACGCCCGTCTCTTCGTTAAGCGGCGGGCAGCGGACACGTCTTGCTCTCGGAAAACTTCTATTGTCCAAGCCGGATTTGTTGATTTTGGACGAGCCGACCAACCATTTGGACCTTGAAACGCTCTCTTGGCTGGAGCAATA is part of the Geobacillus sp. 46C-IIa genome and encodes:
- a CDS encoding CPBP family intramembrane glutamic endopeptidase: MKRHYWYVMITYIAMQLSAFIGVPLLRALGVGQGAETRLEAAQLASGYWAVISFLAAFVIILWLLRGDRDEWEMRRLPLASSWMWAIFGVVLALAAQSIAANIEWRLLGIEPGSENTRQIINIIRLTPLLVIVTSVIGPILEELIFRKIIFGSLYKKYNFWLAALVSSLLFAVVHMELEHLLLYTAMGLTFAFLYAKTGRIFVPIFAHVAMNTFVVAVQLLLADELENMMRQAELPLAVWRFWL
- the moaC gene encoding cyclic pyranopterin monophosphate synthase MoaC produces the protein MSSFTHFNEQGRAKMVDITNKEDTVRVAVAKTSVTVSEEIYEKMTNHAIGKGDVLAVAQVAGVMAAKKTADLIPMCHPLMLKSVDIAFSWENEADVYKLVITATVKTKGSTGVEMEALTAASVCALTVYDMCKALDKGMIIGPTYLVEKTGGKSSHYRRKTD
- a CDS encoding YdiK family protein; the protein is MMRRPRLFSLPYFILGVLFTYLAIESAHETIWNASTIALAALAAFDFGTAFRLLFTPKR
- the tatA gene encoding twin-arginine translocase TatA/TatE family subunit, with translation MKYILIVLVILLLFGTKKLPELGRSFGQSLREFKDATKGLADDEENKTDR
- the groES gene encoding co-chaperone GroES, with amino-acid sequence MLKPLGDRIVIEVVETEEKTASGIVLPDTAKEKPQEGRVVAVGTGRVLDNGQRVAPEVEVGDRIIFSKYAGTEVKYDGKEYLILRESDILAVIG
- the tatC gene encoding twin-arginine translocase subunit TatC, with amino-acid sequence MNDKEMSVYEHLGELRKRLIIVLFFFAAALVASFFFVDDVIVYLQQTAEAKELTMNAFRLTDPIKVYFQFAFVIAAVLSAPVLLYQIWAFVSPGLYEKERRVTLSYIPASVFLFLAGVGFAYFVLFPFVVRFMNELADRLGIQQMIGINEYFQFLLQLVLPFGIVFQLPIVVLFFTRLGIITPQFLVRIRKYAYLALLILAAFITPPDMLSQVIVMIPLTLLYEGSIWVAKVGYRKAQLAAEQESGE
- a CDS encoding redox-sensing transcriptional repressor Rex, which produces MSNDQPKIPQATAKRLPLYYRFLKNLHASGKQRVSSAELSEAVKVDPATIRRDFSYFGALGKKGYGYNVNYLLSFFRQTLEEDEVTEVALFGVGNLGTAFLNYNFSKNNNTKIVMAFDVDERKVGTTVGGVPVYHLDELEERLRGDIPVAILTVPAAAAQALTDRLVARGIKGILNFTPARLNVPNHIRVHHIDLAIELQSLVYFLKNYPSSS